The following coding sequences are from one Streptomyces venezuelae window:
- a CDS encoding AMP-binding protein, translated as MRTSSRSAGLARAVYEQSLRTPAAPAVVDGDRILSHATVDASAAAVAAGLRARGIGSGDAVAVGLARSWQLVCVMLGVLRLGARVVPADRLSPADRVGHILDDSGARLLVHDGTFGHGLPDRVTAVLADALLDAPVHTTDGPPPGAPASASFTFYTSGTTGRPKGVEVRDAGILRLADPAFLPDSRGARFACLSNPAFDALSFEVWVPLLTGGCCVILADEDVQSPGRLAAVLRRERVHTAFVTTALFNAVVDTEPGCFSGLTELLVGGEQLNAPLIRRWYRHNAAPGSRTRLHNVYGPTECTTFALHHPIPRDFDSSVVPLGRALPGTGVALVAPGTTQPAVTGQDAELLLSGAGLAAGYRNLPEETDRRFVTLSGDDGTPTAYYRTGDLVRRSADGDLTYVGRADRQVKVRGFRIEPGEVERHVAEHPAVRQVYVCAHRDGRGGPAELVAYLVAEPTLSWDEFEDHVAAGLPGYMRPHHLHRVPALPLTANGKVDEASLRASAGAPWRPEAASRPAPAVLEPADEPLRVVLDLAGEILGVPEPRPEDRWIACGGDSLKALRLRHEIRRRLACEVPAHRVLRGDLADVADAVREALRDSAPALPHATAAGALSGPATGEQERLWFLQQRSPDSRAYDVRLAFAVEGPVRQDALRTALAALVARHPALRTGFAATAEGLWQRVDEPYDPWTAAPAVGADVLRRDAFFAVPFDLAVPRMLRACWLPSPDGGTLLLHLHHIAVDGWSVNVLLRDLSAGYAAAVAGDPVRTGSSGVPTPLDFADWQHSWHASSAYAAQRQELSALRADGSENSSGGNGALPLPRPGRGPEGRLLCDPLDAADRASLDRLCGDLGLTRFELLSGVYTWALYGVTGLTGLRVAAPVAHRPVREFADSVGMFANTVLLPLSVDPGAAVREEVTRTASVVRAVMERQDVALTDALTVGPHNAADESPFDFLLVLENTDYDSLALPGCAARPLWPVPAEAKCPVTLTVVERLDGLECLWEYADDRLDADQAAALARLFREGLAALSRNPDTTPAELVGPYRDELPESGRGAPAEPTWTTVAEGFARQAARTPAAPALRTATDTVDYATLDRYAAALATELTTALRLPDADEPGHVALFLEPSVEHVVALLALARLNLTAVPLDPSYPPALLRQVLEQTDPLCVLLPPGGSEAFDGLEAGDVPRTYVALSDAAADGDGPPLPVHRATRPLYTLFTSGSTGRPKGVRVFDRTLSNLLHWQAGPGGLGAPALTQQFSMLSFDVSFQEIFGTLCTGGCLRIVDPALRRDVPALLDQLESEGIERLFLPYVALQLLAEHAVHLGRYPSRLRDVVTAGEQLVCTDAVRAWFAGMPGSRLFNHYGPTETHVVSALCLDGDPADWPDRPAIGHAVSGAVLRVVDEADLPAPPGCVGELLIGGVTDEPCYLGDTPLNEERFVRFPGDDGLFYRSGDRARFEHDGLLHCVGRVDDQIKLSGHRLEPGQVEAALLRHDSVVAAVVAVDRAALVACLECRDPAPTATELREHLAGLLPGHVRVERFRLLERLPRTPSGKLDREAAPGAPGRDLAGATGRDSQEPSAREARLAAVFEEVTGLPIAPDQTYFAAGASSLGLMRFHLRCTAGLGLRFAVADLFEHVTPRELAGFLDRSEPETAAVPATAAPAVDGRIAVVGMAVRAPGAPDLAAFWDLAVSGRSGIEHFDAPDGLVGARSQLDGPLDFDPARFGISRHEARLMDPQQRQLLMTCVEALAHAGIADPGAPGAPRTGLIAGAGENTYFRAMLRDTDPATLPDDFQLALHHEKDFLATKVAFHLGLTGPALAGQTACSSSLVAVHLAASLLRLGDADVMLAGGVLVDPELTDGYRYRPQHIFSPDGHCRPFSDDAGGTVGGSGAGVLVLKTLARARRDGDTVYAVISGSAVNNDGAAKLSYSAPSLAGQREVIRSALARSGRTGADVAYVEAHGTGTRLGDPVEAGALRQALGVDEPERCALSSLKSQIGHLGAAAGAVGLIRAVLAVHHGRIPPTRDFRAFNPEIGPDPAPFHVPTRALPWPEGRERVAAVSSFGIGGTNAHVIVEAADPSTDPHPREAAGSEVVPLVVLSGVTEAQLAADAERVAAHLTLQPDSYARTLRHLQAGRPQGPLRAAAVCRDAAGAVAWLRTAAATATRPDPDPGPALEARGRRAADLADAWLGGRNLDWPDGPAQPPWDFPAPAFELAPYDYRRTDPQPQAPRSAAPRATSDTVAVPPRLPETEWLHQPQWTRLRRAATSTAVPCGRTVVVVADGPADGAVPVALASGHRRVVWLRTAEHFARREHDLFEADPADPEHLRRVLHALADEGCAEVDWLHTLPLGIDGPVGDKALDRAVWACLDTPAAVVRALRGAPRELAVRPWWLSCGARPVLGAVTRPEAALLAGVTEVAPQEGGPDGHWVDVEDPDGWAPQVSALLATRDAVPPRHLALRGGFWWEEVTLPVRGRSPEAATARAAGGDHVVLGGTGGIGTALAAWLLEHTEGRVLLLSRRPRLPAELTRWADRVDLVEADLAVTPPKDVAALVATRTTALGSVVHAAGAPAGGLLSRREAGSAHTAHAAKTRGALVTELLVEQFRPDVAVYCSSMSAQFGGVGQYDYAAANALLDAFARYDGEGAGGTGGTARIGIGWDVWSETGMALRVPGGDSRHQAHLGVGLTVAEGVRTFARALELRLPHVLVSTTDPERSRVFYAGPTPGTPRQAQHETTPVREPGDLLAGWARAALDVDDLSPDTSLYDLGADSLTLLDLIETIDRHFGVELDLAAFSHRASLTEIERLLAEQRKEPADGREVSLEVWQEGTGTDVVCLVHPVGGDVQSYRSLVAALDPSLTVVLIPDPGLRQDAFADAADAPGWSLRERARRYASALRARFPEDAWHRHLAGWSFGAWVAAEMAAEAEAAGRPARSLHLVDPPPPGSGPVFDAYDDTQLSAVFAAELGVAGDARPGRQARAYADRLARCCRANLRSMASHEVPRIGATPTRLWQAGQPFPGLPVLGSPAEQRARWQSHLPVSLEWGVLATDHYGVVREPHATTVAEAINAARHA; from the coding sequence ATGCGCACCTCATCCCGTTCCGCCGGCCTGGCCCGCGCGGTGTACGAACAGAGCCTCCGGACCCCCGCGGCCCCCGCCGTCGTCGACGGCGACCGCATCCTGAGCCATGCCACGGTCGACGCGTCGGCCGCCGCCGTGGCGGCCGGTCTGCGAGCCCGCGGGATCGGCTCCGGCGACGCGGTCGCCGTGGGACTCGCCCGGTCGTGGCAACTCGTCTGCGTCATGCTCGGCGTGCTGCGGCTAGGGGCCCGGGTCGTCCCGGCCGACCGGTTGAGCCCCGCCGACCGCGTCGGGCACATCCTCGACGACTCCGGTGCCCGGCTCCTGGTGCACGACGGCACGTTCGGGCACGGCTTGCCGGACCGGGTCACCGCCGTCCTCGCGGACGCGTTGCTCGACGCACCGGTGCACACGACCGACGGCCCGCCGCCCGGCGCCCCCGCATCGGCCTCCTTCACCTTCTACACGTCGGGTACCACAGGACGTCCCAAGGGCGTGGAGGTGCGCGACGCGGGCATTCTGCGCCTGGCCGACCCGGCGTTTCTCCCGGATTCGCGAGGCGCCCGCTTCGCCTGCCTGTCGAACCCCGCCTTCGACGCACTGAGCTTCGAGGTGTGGGTGCCGCTCCTGACCGGCGGCTGCTGCGTCATCCTGGCGGACGAGGACGTGCAGTCCCCGGGGCGTCTCGCCGCGGTGCTGCGACGGGAGCGCGTCCACACGGCGTTCGTCACCACGGCACTGTTCAACGCCGTGGTGGACACGGAGCCCGGCTGCTTCTCCGGCCTCACCGAGCTGCTGGTCGGCGGCGAACAGCTCAACGCCCCGCTCATCCGGCGCTGGTACCGCCACAACGCCGCCCCCGGCAGCCGCACCCGGCTCCACAATGTCTACGGCCCCACTGAGTGCACGACGTTCGCACTGCACCACCCGATCCCGCGGGACTTCGACAGCTCCGTCGTCCCCCTGGGGCGGGCGCTGCCCGGGACCGGTGTGGCGCTGGTCGCGCCGGGCACCACGCAGCCGGCCGTGACCGGTCAGGACGCCGAACTGCTGCTGTCCGGGGCCGGGTTGGCAGCCGGGTACCGCAATCTCCCCGAGGAGACCGACCGCCGTTTCGTGACGCTGTCCGGTGACGACGGCACCCCCACCGCGTACTACCGCACCGGCGACCTGGTGCGACGCTCGGCCGACGGCGACCTGACGTACGTCGGACGCGCCGACCGGCAGGTCAAGGTGCGCGGATTCCGGATCGAGCCCGGAGAGGTGGAGCGCCATGTCGCCGAGCACCCCGCCGTGCGGCAGGTGTATGTCTGCGCCCACCGCGACGGGCGGGGCGGCCCCGCGGAACTGGTCGCCTACCTCGTCGCCGAACCCACTTTGTCCTGGGACGAGTTCGAGGATCACGTGGCCGCGGGACTGCCCGGCTACATGCGCCCGCACCACCTCCACCGCGTCCCCGCCTTGCCGCTCACCGCCAACGGAAAGGTCGACGAGGCTTCGCTCCGTGCGAGCGCCGGAGCACCGTGGCGCCCCGAGGCGGCGAGCCGCCCGGCGCCCGCCGTCCTGGAACCCGCCGACGAACCGCTGCGCGTCGTCCTCGACCTCGCGGGCGAGATCCTGGGCGTGCCGGAGCCGCGTCCCGAGGACCGCTGGATCGCGTGCGGCGGCGACTCGCTGAAGGCTCTGCGCCTGCGCCACGAGATCCGGCGTCGGCTGGCGTGTGAGGTCCCCGCACACCGCGTGCTGCGCGGCGATCTCGCCGATGTCGCGGACGCCGTACGCGAAGCCCTGCGCGACAGTGCGCCCGCCCTGCCGCACGCCACCGCGGCCGGGGCCCTGTCCGGTCCCGCCACCGGCGAACAGGAACGCCTCTGGTTCCTGCAGCAGCGGTCCCCGGACTCACGGGCCTACGACGTCCGGCTGGCCTTCGCCGTCGAGGGGCCGGTGCGCCAGGATGCCCTGCGTACGGCCCTCGCCGCGCTGGTCGCACGCCATCCGGCGCTGCGGACGGGTTTCGCGGCGACGGCCGAGGGGCTGTGGCAGCGGGTGGACGAGCCGTACGACCCCTGGACGGCTGCTCCCGCGGTCGGCGCGGATGTTCTTCGCAGGGACGCCTTCTTCGCCGTGCCGTTCGACCTCGCGGTACCGCGCATGCTGCGAGCCTGCTGGCTGCCGTCACCGGACGGCGGCACACTGCTGCTGCATCTGCATCACATCGCGGTGGACGGCTGGTCGGTCAACGTACTGCTGCGCGACCTGTCGGCCGGGTACGCGGCGGCCGTGGCGGGAGACCCGGTGCGGACCGGTTCCTCCGGGGTTCCCACGCCGCTCGACTTCGCCGACTGGCAGCACAGTTGGCACGCGAGCAGCGCGTACGCGGCGCAGCGCCAGGAGCTGTCGGCTCTCCGCGCCGACGGCTCCGAGAATTCCAGCGGGGGGAATGGGGCGCTTCCACTGCCCCGGCCCGGCCGCGGCCCCGAGGGACGGCTGCTCTGCGACCCGCTCGACGCGGCCGACCGCGCCTCGCTGGACCGGCTCTGCGGCGACCTCGGACTGACTCGCTTCGAGTTGCTCTCCGGTGTCTACACCTGGGCGTTGTACGGCGTGACCGGCCTGACCGGGCTGCGCGTCGCCGCGCCGGTCGCCCACCGGCCCGTGCGGGAGTTCGCGGACAGTGTCGGCATGTTCGCCAACACCGTGCTGCTCCCGCTGTCCGTGGATCCGGGGGCGGCCGTGCGGGAGGAGGTGACGCGCACCGCCTCCGTCGTCCGCGCGGTGATGGAACGTCAGGACGTGGCCCTCACCGACGCGTTGACCGTCGGCCCGCACAACGCCGCGGACGAATCGCCGTTCGACTTCCTCCTCGTACTGGAGAACACCGACTACGACTCCCTCGCGCTGCCCGGCTGTGCCGCGCGTCCGCTGTGGCCCGTGCCCGCCGAGGCCAAGTGTCCGGTGACCCTCACCGTCGTGGAGCGCCTCGACGGTCTGGAGTGCCTCTGGGAGTACGCCGACGACCGCCTCGACGCCGACCAGGCCGCCGCCCTGGCCCGCCTCTTCCGGGAAGGCCTCGCCGCCCTCTCCCGGAACCCGGACACCACACCGGCGGAGCTGGTCGGGCCCTACCGCGACGAGCTGCCCGAGTCCGGCCGGGGTGCCCCCGCCGAACCGACGTGGACCACGGTCGCCGAGGGTTTCGCACGCCAGGCAGCCCGGACCCCGGCCGCGCCGGCCCTGCGCACCGCGACGGACACCGTCGACTATGCGACGCTCGACCGGTACGCCGCGGCGCTCGCCACCGAACTGACCACGGCGCTGCGGCTGCCGGACGCGGACGAGCCCGGCCATGTCGCGCTGTTCCTCGAACCGTCCGTCGAGCACGTGGTCGCGCTCCTCGCGCTGGCCCGGCTGAACCTCACGGCCGTGCCGCTCGACCCGTCCTACCCGCCGGCGCTCCTGCGGCAGGTGCTGGAGCAGACCGACCCGCTGTGCGTGCTCCTCCCACCGGGTGGGAGTGAGGCCTTCGACGGGCTGGAGGCCGGTGACGTACCGCGCACGTATGTCGCGCTGTCCGACGCCGCGGCTGACGGCGACGGACCGCCGCTTCCCGTGCACCGGGCCACACGCCCGCTGTACACCCTGTTCACCTCCGGCTCGACGGGCCGGCCCAAGGGCGTGCGGGTCTTCGACCGTACGTTGAGCAACCTGCTGCACTGGCAGGCCGGCCCCGGCGGTCTGGGTGCTCCCGCGCTGACCCAGCAGTTCTCCATGCTCTCCTTCGACGTCTCCTTCCAGGAGATCTTCGGCACCCTGTGCACCGGCGGCTGCCTGCGGATCGTCGATCCCGCCCTGCGCCGGGACGTCCCCGCGCTGCTGGACCAGTTGGAGTCGGAGGGCATCGAACGGCTCTTCCTGCCGTATGTGGCACTGCAGTTGCTCGCCGAGCATGCCGTGCACCTGGGCCGTTACCCGTCGCGCTTGCGTGACGTGGTGACGGCGGGCGAACAGCTGGTCTGCACCGATGCCGTCCGCGCGTGGTTCGCCGGTATGCCGGGCTCACGGCTGTTCAACCATTACGGGCCGACCGAGACGCATGTCGTCAGCGCCCTCTGCCTGGACGGCGACCCGGCCGACTGGCCGGACCGTCCCGCGATCGGGCACGCGGTGTCCGGCGCGGTGCTGCGCGTCGTCGACGAGGCGGACCTTCCGGCGCCGCCCGGCTGCGTCGGCGAACTGCTCATCGGAGGTGTCACCGACGAGCCCTGCTACCTGGGCGATACACCGCTGAACGAGGAGCGGTTCGTCCGGTTCCCCGGCGACGACGGGCTCTTCTACCGCAGCGGCGACCGCGCACGGTTTGAGCACGACGGGCTGCTGCACTGCGTCGGCCGCGTGGACGACCAGATCAAGCTCAGTGGTCACCGGCTGGAACCGGGCCAGGTCGAGGCGGCGTTGCTGCGGCACGATTCCGTGGTCGCGGCGGTCGTCGCCGTCGACAGAGCCGCGCTGGTCGCCTGCCTGGAGTGCCGCGACCCCGCGCCCACCGCGACGGAGTTGCGGGAACATCTCGCCGGGCTGCTCCCCGGACACGTCCGGGTCGAGCGTTTCCGGCTCCTGGAGCGGCTGCCGCGCACGCCGAGCGGCAAGCTCGACCGGGAGGCCGCGCCCGGCGCGCCGGGGCGTGACCTGGCGGGCGCCACCGGCCGGGACTCCCAGGAGCCGTCCGCTCGGGAGGCGCGTCTGGCCGCCGTGTTCGAGGAAGTCACCGGGCTGCCCATCGCTCCCGACCAGACGTACTTCGCGGCAGGCGCGTCGAGCCTCGGTCTGATGCGCTTCCATCTGCGCTGCACCGCGGGGCTCGGGCTCCGCTTCGCCGTCGCCGACCTCTTCGAGCACGTCACGCCCAGGGAGTTGGCGGGGTTCCTCGACCGTTCGGAGCCGGAGACGGCCGCAGTGCCCGCGACCGCTGCACCGGCGGTGGACGGCCGCATAGCCGTCGTCGGCATGGCCGTCCGCGCGCCCGGCGCACCGGACCTCGCGGCCTTCTGGGACCTGGCCGTCTCCGGGCGCAGCGGCATCGAGCACTTCGACGCGCCGGACGGCCTCGTCGGGGCGCGCAGCCAGCTGGACGGGCCGCTGGACTTCGATCCCGCCCGGTTCGGCATCAGCCGTCACGAGGCACGGCTGATGGACCCGCAGCAGCGCCAGTTGCTCATGACCTGCGTCGAGGCGCTCGCACACGCGGGCATCGCCGATCCCGGCGCTCCCGGCGCGCCGCGCACCGGCCTCATCGCGGGAGCGGGCGAGAACACCTACTTCCGGGCGATGCTCCGGGACACCGATCCCGCCACGCTGCCCGACGACTTCCAGCTGGCCCTCCACCACGAGAAGGACTTCCTCGCCACCAAGGTCGCCTTCCACCTCGGGCTGACCGGACCGGCGCTCGCCGGGCAGACCGCGTGCTCCAGTTCGCTGGTGGCGGTACACCTGGCCGCGTCCCTGCTGCGTCTGGGCGACGCCGACGTGATGCTGGCGGGCGGCGTACTCGTCGACCCGGAGCTGACCGACGGCTACCGCTACCGCCCGCAGCACATCTTCTCCCCCGACGGCCACTGCCGGCCCTTCAGCGACGACGCGGGCGGCACCGTCGGGGGCAGCGGCGCCGGGGTGCTGGTGCTCAAGACGCTCGCCCGCGCGCGCCGCGACGGCGACACCGTCTACGCGGTGATCAGTGGCTCCGCGGTGAACAACGACGGTGCCGCCAAGCTCAGTTACAGCGCGCCGTCCCTGGCGGGGCAGCGCGAGGTGATCCGCAGCGCCCTCGCGCGCAGTGGCCGCACGGGCGCCGACGTGGCGTACGTCGAGGCGCACGGCACCGGCACGCGGCTCGGCGACCCGGTGGAGGCGGGAGCCCTGCGCCAGGCTCTCGGCGTGGACGAGCCGGAGCGTTGCGCACTCAGCTCGCTGAAGAGTCAGATCGGACATCTGGGCGCGGCCGCCGGGGCCGTGGGCCTGATCCGGGCGGTGCTCGCTGTCCACCACGGCCGGATTCCACCCACGCGCGACTTCCGTGCGTTCAACCCGGAGATCGGGCCCGACCCCGCGCCGTTCCACGTACCGACTCGGGCACTGCCCTGGCCCGAGGGCCGGGAACGGGTCGCCGCGGTGAGCAGTTTCGGCATCGGCGGCACCAATGCGCACGTGATCGTGGAGGCGGCCGATCCGTCGACGGATCCGCATCCGCGCGAGGCCGCGGGCTCCGAGGTCGTGCCGCTCGTCGTGCTGTCCGGTGTGACCGAGGCCCAACTCGCCGCGGACGCCGAGCGGGTCGCCGCCCACCTGACCCTCCAACCGGACAGTTACGCCCGTACGCTGCGGCACCTCCAAGCGGGCCGGCCGCAGGGTCCGCTGCGGGCGGCCGCCGTCTGCCGGGACGCGGCCGGCGCCGTCGCCTGGCTGCGCACGGCAGCCGCGACCGCGACACGCCCCGACCCGGATCCCGGGCCCGCCCTGGAGGCCCGGGGCCGCCGGGCGGCGGATCTGGCGGATGCCTGGCTCGGGGGCCGGAACCTCGACTGGCCGGACGGCCCGGCGCAACCGCCGTGGGACTTCCCCGCCCCCGCCTTCGAGCTCGCCCCCTACGACTACCGCCGCACGGATCCCCAACCGCAGGCGCCACGGTCGGCCGCCCCGCGGGCCACGTCCGACACCGTGGCGGTACCGCCTCGGCTGCCCGAGACGGAGTGGCTGCACCAGCCGCAGTGGACTCGGCTGCGGCGCGCCGCGACGAGTACCGCCGTGCCGTGCGGGAGGACGGTCGTCGTCGTGGCCGACGGTCCCGCGGACGGAGCGGTTCCGGTCGCGCTCGCCTCCGGCCACCGCCGCGTGGTGTGGCTCAGGACGGCCGAGCACTTCGCCCGCCGGGAACACGACCTCTTCGAGGCGGACCCGGCCGACCCCGAGCACCTGCGACGCGTCCTGCACGCACTGGCCGATGAGGGCTGCGCGGAGGTCGACTGGCTGCACACGCTGCCCCTCGGCATCGACGGGCCGGTCGGCGACAAAGCGCTCGACCGGGCGGTCTGGGCCTGCCTGGACACCCCGGCCGCTGTCGTCCGCGCTCTCCGGGGCGCACCACGGGAGCTGGCCGTACGGCCATGGTGGCTGTCGTGCGGGGCCCGTCCTGTGCTCGGTGCCGTCACCCGCCCGGAGGCGGCGCTGCTCGCCGGCGTCACCGAGGTCGCGCCGCAGGAGGGCGGCCCCGACGGGCACTGGGTGGACGTCGAGGACCCCGACGGCTGGGCCCCGCAGGTGTCCGCCCTGCTCGCCACGCGGGATGCCGTGCCACCGCGCCATCTCGCGCTGCGCGGGGGCTTCTGGTGGGAAGAGGTGACGTTGCCCGTACGGGGCCGGAGTCCGGAAGCCGCGACGGCCCGCGCGGCCGGCGGCGACCACGTCGTCCTCGGCGGCACCGGCGGCATCGGGACCGCGCTCGCCGCCTGGCTGCTCGAACACACCGAAGGACGTGTGCTGCTGCTGTCCCGGCGGCCCCGGCTGCCCGCTGAGCTGACCCGCTGGGCCGACCGCGTCGACCTCGTCGAGGCGGATCTCGCCGTCACACCGCCGAAGGACGTGGCCGCGCTGGTCGCCACCCGCACGACGGCGCTTGGCTCGGTGGTGCACGCCGCCGGAGCGCCCGCGGGCGGTCTGCTGTCCCGTCGCGAGGCGGGCTCCGCGCACACGGCGCATGCCGCGAAGACGCGCGGCGCGCTGGTGACGGAACTCCTCGTCGAGCAGTTCCGGCCGGACGTCGCGGTCTACTGCTCGTCCATGTCGGCGCAGTTCGGTGGTGTCGGCCAGTACGACTACGCGGCGGCCAACGCGCTCCTCGACGCCTTCGCCCGGTACGACGGTGAGGGGGCGGGCGGGACGGGTGGCACCGCGCGGATCGGCATCGGCTGGGACGTGTGGAGCGAGACCGGCATGGCGTTGCGTGTGCCGGGCGGCGACAGCAGGCATCAGGCGCACCTCGGGGTCGGCCTGACCGTGGCGGAGGGAGTGCGCACCTTCGCGCGGGCGCTCGAACTCCGCCTGCCGCACGTGCTCGTGTCCACCACCGACCCGGAACGGTCACGCGTCTTCTACGCGGGGCCGACGCCCGGCACACCGCGTCAGGCGCAGCACGAGACCACGCCCGTCCGGGAACCCGGCGACCTGCTGGCCGGCTGGGCACGGGCCGCCCTCGATGTCGACGACCTCTCTCCGGACACGTCGCTGTACGACCTCGGGGCCGACTCGCTGACCCTCCTCGATCTGATCGAGACGATCGACCGGCACTTCGGTGTGGAGCTGGACCTGGCCGCCTTCAGTCACCGGGCCAGCCTCACCGAGATCGAAAGGCTCCTGGCCGAGCAGCGGAAAGAACCGGCGGACGGCCGCGAAGTCTCCCTGGAGGTCTGGCAGGAGGGCACCGGCACCGATGTCGTCTGTCTCGTGCACCCGGTCGGCGGAGACGTCCAGTCGTACCGTTCGCTGGTCGCCGCCCTCGACCCGAGCCTGACCGTCGTCCTGATCCCCGACCCCGGCCTGCGGCAGGACGCCTTCGCCGATGCTGCCGACGCCCCCGGGTGGAGCCTGCGCGAACGCGCCCGTCGCTACGCGTCCGCCCTGCGGGCCCGCTTCCCCGAGGACGCGTGGCACCGGCACCTGGCCGGCTGGTCCTTCGGCGCGTGGGTCGCCGCCGAGATGGCGGCCGAAGCCGAGGCCGCCGGGCGCCCGGCCCGCTCACTGCACCTGGTCGATCCGCCGCCGCCCGGCAGCGGCCCGGTCTTCGACGCGTACGACGACACGCAGTTGAGCGCGGTGTTCGCCGCCGAACTCGGTGTCGCCGGGGACGCCCGACCGGGGCGGCAGGCACGCGCGTACGCCGACCGGCTGGCCCGGTGCTGCCGGGCCAACCTGCGCAGCATGGCCTCCCACGAGGTGCCCCGCATCGGTGCGACACCCACCAGGCTCTGGCAGGCCGGGCAACCCTTCCCCGGCCTCCCGGTGCTCGGCAGTCCGGCGGAGCAGCGCGCCCGGTGGCAGTCCCATCTGCCCGTATCCCTGGAGTGGGGCGTGCTGGCCACGGACCACTACGGCGTCGTGCGGGAGCCGCACGCCACGACGGTGGCCGAGGCGATCAACGCCGCACGTCACGCCTGA
- a CDS encoding TauD/TfdA dioxygenase family protein: MEQYELDALEAITTRKPRDYREISVAPLTPVIGAEVSGVDLGELSDTQLAEVRTAFLDHHVLVFRDQEITDEEHKRLAGHFGELRPVNPPPPEGDPYVLEIKTSSAAANVAGNAWHADGTADAEPSLGSMLYITETPQGGSGGDTLFANMHLAYEMLSPTWRGLLDGLTAVHDGEQSFRGYTVPPNYEIPVNEHPLVVRHPETDRPILYVNPAYTSRIPQLSEDESRAVLDMLFALVTNRPLLTCRVRWTPKTLVFWDNRCVQHHATYDYYPLSRYGRRVAINGGPLKG; the protein is encoded by the coding sequence GTGGAGCAGTACGAGCTGGACGCCCTCGAAGCGATCACGACCAGGAAGCCGAGGGACTACCGGGAGATATCCGTCGCCCCCTTGACTCCGGTCATCGGCGCCGAGGTCTCGGGCGTGGACCTCGGCGAGCTGTCCGACACGCAGCTCGCCGAGGTCAGGACGGCCTTCCTCGACCACCACGTACTGGTCTTCCGCGACCAGGAGATCACCGACGAGGAGCACAAACGTCTCGCCGGGCACTTCGGCGAGCTGCGCCCGGTGAACCCGCCGCCGCCGGAGGGCGACCCGTACGTACTGGAGATCAAGACCAGCTCGGCCGCGGCGAACGTCGCGGGGAACGCCTGGCACGCGGACGGCACCGCGGACGCCGAGCCCTCCCTCGGCTCGATGCTCTACATCACCGAGACCCCGCAGGGCGGGAGCGGCGGCGACACCCTGTTCGCCAACATGCACCTGGCCTACGAGATGCTCTCCCCCACCTGGCGCGGGCTCCTCGACGGGCTGACCGCCGTGCACGACGGCGAGCAGAGCTTCCGGGGCTACACCGTGCCGCCGAACTACGAGATCCCCGTCAACGAACATCCGCTCGTGGTCCGGCACCCCGAGACCGACCGCCCGATCCTCTACGTGAACCCGGCGTACACCTCCCGCATCCCGCAGCTGTCGGAGGACGAGAGCCGCGCGGTGCTCGACATGCTGTTCGCCCTCGTGACGAACCGCCCGCTGCTGACCTGCCGTGTCCGCTGGACCCCGAAGACCCTGGTCTTCTGGGACAACCGGTGCGTGCAGCACCACGCGACGTACGACTACTACCCGCTGTCCCGCTACGGCCGACGCGTCGCGATCAACGGCGGCCCGCTCAAGGGCTGA